Proteins co-encoded in one Bacteroidota bacterium genomic window:
- a CDS encoding DUF2652 domain-containing protein, with the protein MDSTIQRGYFVLADISGYTPFMAESELDHAYVILNDILTLLIKHLTPALRLVEVEGDAVFVYAPEASVTRGETILEMIEATYVAFRDRKGMMQHNSVCPCVACRSIAALDLKFVAHYGEYAMQRLPGSKAKPVGSSINLAHRLLKNPVRESTGWQSYALFTHAALDAMKIWPKNLHEEPLSYEHFDRITSYSVDLHRRYRELTEGRRVLLEPPEAHVSITRTYPFPSAILWDWLSDPAKRKVWHLGSDWRISGRPAGRTDVGARNHCAASGFLEEVLDWRPFEYYTVRYRKGIVNILISARLEEVETNTRLEWNMKIDSKLPRWLMKPTSTFVVSRLMQVKEGLEKLEHLASESFSLA; encoded by the coding sequence ATGGACTCCACGATTCAACGCGGATATTTTGTTCTCGCCGATATTTCCGGCTACACACCCTTCATGGCCGAAAGCGAATTGGACCATGCCTATGTCATTCTCAATGACATTCTTACCCTTCTCATCAAACATCTGACACCGGCACTCCGTCTTGTTGAAGTTGAGGGCGATGCCGTGTTTGTGTATGCCCCAGAAGCATCCGTCACACGTGGCGAGACCATTCTCGAGATGATCGAAGCAACCTATGTTGCCTTTCGTGACAGAAAAGGGATGATGCAACATAATTCCGTTTGCCCCTGCGTTGCCTGCCGTTCCATTGCCGCTCTTGATTTGAAGTTTGTTGCTCACTACGGAGAGTATGCCATGCAGCGGCTTCCGGGCAGCAAGGCAAAACCGGTTGGCTCGTCCATCAATCTCGCTCACCGGTTGTTGAAGAATCCTGTTCGCGAGTCAACAGGGTGGCAGAGTTACGCACTGTTTACACATGCGGCACTTGACGCGATGAAGATTTGGCCGAAGAATCTGCACGAAGAGCCGCTGTCATACGAACATTTTGATCGCATAACATCCTACAGCGTCGATTTACATAGGCGGTACCGTGAACTGACCGAGGGCCGACGGGTTCTTCTTGAGCCACCGGAAGCGCATGTATCCATCACCCGCACGTATCCGTTTCCCTCTGCGATTCTATGGGATTGGTTGAGCGACCCCGCAAAAAGGAAGGTGTGGCATCTTGGGTCGGACTGGAGAATTTCGGGGCGGCCGGCAGGCCGTACTGATGTCGGCGCGCGTAACCATTGTGCCGCTTCCGGTTTTCTGGAGGAAGTGTTGGATTGGCGTCCGTTCGAGTATTATACTGTCCGCTACCGCAAAGGCATCGTGAATATTCTGATCAGTGCCAGGCTCGAAGAAGTCGAAACCAACACCCGTCTGGAATGGAACATGAAGATCGATAGCAAACTCCCTCGCTGGCTCATGAAGCCGACGTCGACGTTCGTAGTGTCGAGGCTTATGCAGGTGAAAGAAGGGCTTGAAAAGCTGGAACACTTAGCTTCCGAGAGCTTCTCGCTGGCGTGA
- a CDS encoding B12-binding domain-containing protein encodes MADLSQKTLKVVYDPLTELMAYYADKKGVKKEKAARAGTVEERLKNRIIDGDKVEMQADLDEALKKYSALDIINTLLLDGMKVVGELFGSGQMQLPFVLQSAETMKTAVAYLEKFMDKADSTSKGTFVIATVKGDVHDIGKNLVDIILTNNGYKVVNLGIKCAVETMLHAAEEHNAHALGMSGLLVKSTLIMKENLEVMNERNVTIPVVLGGAALTRRYVEQDMRAIYKGKVFYANDAFDGLHFMERVTSGTIEYPPQVRTDEDEEEKLTGTEAKIALAQRENQLYTQASNGGGRTGTSRVSKDVSIPKPPFWGAKVVDDVPLDDVFQYVNEIALIRGQWQVRKGKMKEDEYRKLLEQNIYPDYENLKSKIKSEKLLQPKVVYGYFPCQSEGDDLIIYHDDMNSERMRFTFPRQSDDRFLCLSDYFASVESGRMDVVALHLVTMGRVASEYSAKLFAANNYKDYLYFHGLSVESAEALAELWHKRIREELGIAGRDAQEIKRLFSQGYQGSRYSFGYPACPNLEDQTQLFELLDGERIGVRLTDEFSLEPEQSTNAIIVHHPEARYFNVK; translated from the coding sequence ATGGCTGACTTATCTCAAAAGACGCTGAAAGTCGTCTACGATCCGCTCACCGAACTCATGGCGTACTACGCCGATAAAAAAGGCGTGAAGAAAGAGAAAGCCGCCCGCGCCGGAACGGTGGAAGAACGCCTGAAGAACCGCATCATCGACGGCGACAAAGTGGAGATGCAAGCCGACCTCGATGAAGCCCTGAAAAAGTACTCCGCTCTCGACATCATCAATACTCTCCTGTTGGATGGAATGAAGGTTGTCGGAGAATTGTTCGGCAGCGGACAAATGCAGTTGCCGTTCGTCCTCCAATCTGCAGAAACAATGAAAACTGCAGTCGCCTATCTCGAGAAGTTCATGGATAAGGCGGACTCGACGAGCAAAGGGACTTTTGTCATCGCGACAGTGAAGGGAGATGTTCACGACATCGGCAAGAATCTCGTTGATATCATCCTGACCAACAACGGGTACAAGGTTGTCAATCTCGGCATCAAATGCGCGGTTGAGACAATGTTACATGCCGCTGAAGAACATAATGCTCACGCTCTCGGCATGAGCGGCCTGCTTGTGAAATCCACGCTCATCATGAAAGAGAACCTTGAAGTGATGAACGAGCGGAACGTGACGATTCCTGTTGTACTCGGAGGCGCCGCCCTCACACGGCGCTACGTTGAGCAGGATATGCGCGCCATCTACAAAGGCAAAGTATTCTACGCCAACGACGCGTTTGACGGACTTCATTTCATGGAACGAGTCACGTCGGGTACCATTGAGTATCCGCCGCAGGTTCGTACGGATGAGGATGAAGAAGAGAAACTCACCGGTACAGAAGCAAAAATTGCGCTTGCACAAAGAGAAAATCAGTTGTATACGCAGGCGAGCAATGGAGGCGGGAGGACAGGCACTTCACGCGTCTCAAAAGACGTGTCCATTCCGAAGCCGCCGTTCTGGGGCGCGAAAGTCGTCGATGATGTTCCGCTCGATGACGTCTTTCAGTATGTTAACGAGATAGCGCTGATTCGAGGGCAATGGCAGGTTCGAAAAGGGAAGATGAAGGAAGATGAATACCGGAAGCTGTTGGAGCAGAACATCTATCCCGACTATGAAAACCTGAAATCCAAAATCAAATCGGAAAAACTCCTGCAGCCGAAGGTTGTGTACGGCTACTTTCCTTGCCAATCTGAAGGTGACGATCTCATCATCTATCACGATGACATGAACAGCGAGCGAATGCGGTTCACGTTCCCCCGCCAATCGGATGACCGGTTTCTCTGTCTTTCTGACTATTTTGCCTCCGTCGAGTCGGGCCGGATGGATGTTGTTGCATTGCATCTTGTAACCATGGGAAGAGTTGCTTCCGAGTATTCTGCGAAATTGTTTGCAGCAAACAATTACAAAGACTACCTTTACTTTCACGGCCTCAGCGTCGAATCTGCTGAGGCGCTTGCAGAGTTGTGGCACAAGAGGATTCGTGAGGAATTGGGAATCGCCGGAAGAGATGCACAAGAAATCAAGCGGTTGTTCTCGCAAGGATATCAGGGCTCGCGGTACAGCTTCGGGTATCCGGCGTGCCCGAATCTGGAAGATCAAACACAACTCTTCGAGTTGCTCGATGGCGAGCGCATCGGTGTTCGCCTGACGGATGAATTTTCGCTTGAGCCGGAGCAAAGCACGAACGCGATAATCGTTCATCATCCCGAAGCGCGTTACTTTAACGTGAAGTAG